The sequence below is a genomic window from Ipomoea triloba cultivar NCNSP0323 chromosome 2, ASM357664v1.
ATTATAGGGTGGACCGTGATTCACtaagttgtgtggaccatattatcaaataatgtacatttagtatattaaaaatgtactttttgttataatCCACACAATATTATATGGATCATGGgtctacataataatttgcctaattttaaTGGGTCATAGTTGGACTGAAAAATCCTTTGTTAAAACCAAATGAGTAGCGTGAAACccaaaaattcacaattttacAACTCTTTTAGAAATGAGCCCAATCCAATAATGTTAATTTAGAGTTGTCAAAACAAGTCATCTCGGCCCATTTGAAATGACACGTGTGGGCCAAGAAACAGCGACATGTGTCGAGTTGGTTGTTTTTAGAACAGGTTGGGAAAACCCCACTATAGAACACCAAAAAGCGAGTTATACGGGCCAAGAAACAGTTTCGTGTTTGTTTTGCCACAATATCTGCCATCACATTCTATTCTAGATAGATATGTTGAAAGGAAACCTCtcagtgtgcactttttaatgatattttacAGAGGGCCTATGGGAAAACTCTCGAAATATAATACAACTTTACCATACATATAACCTCGTAAAAGTTCAACGGAAcgaataaaataatgatatattcaCTGGAATGGTCACTCCTAAATCCTAAGCCAAACACTGCATAAAGTACAAACGTAGAACTGCAACAAAAGCTAACACCCACATAAGGATTTCAAAATTTCATTGAGAGAGCATAAAGACAAGCCTTTTTTACAAGATTAtatcccaaaaaaagaaaagtgaatTATTGAAGCCCCTCTTGTTAATTTCTCAAATGTATGTACCCGGGATTATAACCTATGCCCTCTTATCTCCTTGtcataatttactaattataattacaaaacggACTTCATCCACCTTACACCTTTAAGCAGTGAGTTTTGAATTTTCCCATAAATTAGAGATTATAATCACTTATTATGTTGCACTAATCACTACAGCTTTATTGTAGATCAGAGTGCCAGAATTCCAGGTGAAAACATCTGCCCGTTACTACAAGGAGAGGGGCTTGAAACATCATCAGACCTTAAAATCTCCGAACTCATCATCTTCTCATTACACTCATCGATCACAATCTGCCTGTATCTACACTCTGTGCTGCAGAATGACTTCTCGCCCCTGCAATATACATCAACACACATCAATTCCCATGTTTCTTTAaacttaaaaatgaattttacttttctttttaaaaagacGAAAACTCGCAACCAGTACTCGAGGTAAACCCCTCTTTTGATTTTAACCACTAAGGATAAATCTCCGACTCAAACTAATAAGACTAATATGTACCTGTACATGTATATGTCTTTGCCGTGGAGATTTTTCCGGCACATGTGACATGAACTAAGAAAATCGGAATCTGGGTATCCCGGAGAGTCACCGGTTCTCGCCGGAGAAATCTCGAAGACGGTCGGCCGGCGAGGTTTCAGGCTTCTCCGGCTGCCAACAATACCGCTATCACAATACAGGCGGGTGTAGCACTCGTTATCCGGACCACGGCAGGTCACCAAAGTATACTCTTCTTCGTCTTCATCCAAACATTCCGCGGCCGTTTCCCCAAAACCTCCGGCGAGTCTACCGGAATTGACCGGAATCGGGACCGGCCGGTTACAAACAGCCCGGAGGGCCAGAAATTCGCCGCCTTTGCCACGAGACGTCTCTAGGGCAGCCACTATCGCGAGTCCAACCACGCCAAGATCGTAACTTTTCGGACCTCTCGGTGATTTCAACTCCAGAGGACTTCTCGGACTGGTTGATCCGTCGGAAAGCGGCGCACCAGAGGTTTTTCCGATCACCGGACTCAGGCGTCTGCCTATCATGACTGAATTTTTTTTGGGCTCCTCTTGGAGAAGTGGACAATGAGGAGTGAAAGTTAGAGCGTGGCGAAGGTCTTTATGATGGAGTTGTTTGATATGATTATACTACGCCCAtggtttttggttttgtttttgcttttgtaattatatataaagtGAACCATGATTGCATCAAAAGAACAACTGAAATTATTGAACTTCTTTTTTTATTCtctcatttttataaataaataaaaatgtatgacTCTACAATTAAATCAATATTTGCCAAGCACTTTATACTCAGATAGCATATACTAACTCTCCTATATGATCGAGTCTCGGTGGATGCAGTAtgaactctttgtgcttcagcaGGTTGAGGAACTCAAATTCATCACCTCTGTGTTATTGAATCACAAGATTATTGGAACTCAAACTCATCCCTCGAGAGTCACTTCAAGTCACTAAATCACAGGGTTATTGGTATATTTTTGTGAGtttatttaatcttttgttCTTAATAATATAGGGAGTTTAATGTGCTATTAATTCGGAAAAAAGTACGGAGTAAATTTTAAggagaaaataacatttttaaaaaattaaatgttggctgaaatttatttatttattctttttaatgaTTCCGAGTTCCAACCCATTTTATTAAGGTGTCACTTGTCAGTGgccaatattattaaaaaatgtcTTTATCCTAAAACTGGGGCCCAATACCAGGAGTGGGGCCCAAGTAGCCGTTAAATGAGTCATCAGAGATTCCGGCGACATCGCCTCGCCGGCGGCGAGGCGTACGTGTCTAGGAATCAAAGCAGTGTCAATATCGTAATTATTGCGGGGTCCACTTAGTGGACGTTTTTAGCCCACTGATTTTATTTTCGTGTTTATTTGCATACTGATTGAAGCTCTCTAATAATTGAGGCGGGCCCCACTTTTGTCTCACTGCtataatttcatctttcatcatttttattaaactatacatttaaaaaataatacaataattaattttttaaaaaacagcATAAAGAAATAGTAGAATGTATGAGACATTGTATTTGTACTAAAATGTCTCAAATTTGCTTTTTGCAACATTTATCTCATGAATGAGAAATATCATTTAAGAGCAACCATACTAACTTCAATTTTTTCACGATTTTTTATGTGCCAATAATGAGAGAGGAGACaaagagaagaagatgaaaaaaagGATCTGACTATTCTAACttgaatttaaaaagtaataataatacatagcAGAAGACATGCCAATCGGCGCGTGCCGCTAGGCGCTAAATGTGCGCCCAACGCGCACAAAGTTAGTAGTCTTCTGCCATCTCTTACATGTTTGGGACGCACAAAAAATTTAACCTTAAAGGAGTGGAAATCAACTTAAAAATCATTGTCCACATCAACGAAAAACCAtctttaagtttttaatttgacaaaaatcatCAAAAAATCATTGATATGGATACCTAATGCTTGCTTCAAACTTCTAACATCATTGTTGAAAACGAGTTTAAGTGTAGTACTTATCTCATTAACTATATCATTGACTTTTATCTTTCTCCATTGCAATTAAAGAgatttagaaattataataaaattcttttaaaacattttacatTGTTGTAGCCAAGAGCTATAGGTAAATGTAAAACTTGTATTTCAATTCTCATTTTAGATATAATTTATCAATTCTCAAGTGAATTGTCAATTCGATCTTATGACGAAGCTAATAATGTCGTTCACTTTTAGAATTTTGTAAAGACATTgtgattttacattttctttacccttttccctttttggATAAACCCATTGATGGCTCCTTGTGGCCTACCATACCCATCACCTCTATTAATAGCTTCAACCGCAATATTTTTCGAACAATATTACACGTACTaacaatttttctttatattttattattctattttacCCTAACATAATAGGTTAGGTGCACCAATAATTTTTACACAAATGTAATTTGCCAACAAAAAATTTTTGTATTACGAACTCAACCTAAAATATACTTATTAAgaattattaaattcataacCTTTGTGTAACAGAATTATGCTTCACCTATTTAATTAGctcaatattatatttcattcaGACACTTTATCGCCTCATTTGCTCTTGTTTTCGTTGTTGTAATTAAGATTCAGAAAATACTTGACAAATTTGTTTTTTCTAAGGTTAATTAGTGGGGAGAAATTTGCTGAAGCTATAAGCAGCTAGCGCACTTAGAGTTGTCTGTTGCTTCAGTGACCTTTGAGTAATGCTTTATCTACTTGTCGATTCCATCAAACTTCTCTGATTTGCTGGcattttcttgttttgttttttttttgaatactggAGATGGAGGCTCCATCACAGCTGCTAGTGCTTCTAGTAAATCGAGACCGTTTTGATTGTACTGGATACAATTaaggggtgtgtttggttcacgcgcatgagaatcggaatcaaatacttggtaatagtaataggtttttgtgaaagtattttgcatgttggTAGCAGGGTAGGATGAGAATGATTACTACTAATTGGAAGCAGTTGAGGAGGAAGGGGTGATGAaatccttattttattagggaatgcgtttttgcaattaatgaataatcaaaactcataatagtattctaaaaacctgtcaaccaaagcAATAACAATAACTTTGATATCGATATCTGATAGTCAAATATgtcaatcaaacacaccctcaaTGTATTAGGGTGATTATATTGGGTATGAATTGAGGTGGTGTGGATTGACtactatttaaaaattagtTGAGGTAAATTTTTACAAGTTCATGAAGTGTCACAAGTTGTATTCTATTATTGATTTGCTCTACTAGGTCCCGTTGAGCTTTAAATCCGTGACCCTACTAGTGTTGACAATGTTACTGTAAAAGCATCTTCAATCGAGATATTGGGTGGTCACATCATATTTCTCTGTTGTCTCCTCTTATCgaatataatactaatattaaaatttaatattcgcaactttaaaaaaaacaaaaacaaaaacaaaaaattgagaGCGCAAGCTAGCATATAGAgttattgtgtagaccatatTCTACATATTTCTAAAGATcatgaatataaaatacattgattatatactaaatatacttatttaataaaagtaatataaCTTTAAGTACTTGTACTTCTAATATATTAGAATGCATTTTTTATGTACttctaatatattataatgcattttttttatttataattatatagctATAGTGCCTGGCACTAATTATTTCGTACATACAAAACACATTTTTAAATAGTagttacatatttatattttatttatatttatattttctttgtcATTAAGTAATTACAtactttttttcttcattaaaaaaaataatcggTACAACTGTAGGCAGAAATTAAACGATCACGCTTGTCAACGACGAGCAAATAGCGCTAAAGATATAGCAAAACATAAGCTAAATTctaaaatatgagttaatatctAGTGTCCTCCGAATATAACAAATCTCATGGTCCGTTTGCATGCATGCAAAATCTGAATTTAACTTGTTTATTCTCACTTTCAATGAAAAAATACGATTATTAATAATGTCAAACACAAAAGGAaaacaataaatcaataaaaaatttcaatcattttatttttaatatttaaatcagGCAACCTAAATTTTGGTATGTGTAGCTAATTATTCGCTAATAGTATGTTAAAATCGCCAAACAATACCAATGGTACGTGGGTTCTGTGGACAGTTGATATATATAACGGTAACTATGTAACTAACTTctaatgttgttttttttatttgttggaAGAATCTTCAATTCAGAGATTCCAGACGATACGAGAAGAATCTAGAGATAGTGCTGCTCCAGTGTGATGATCTTCATCTCTTCTCTCTTGACCAACTAAATAACAAGCTTCGGCTGAAAACTGATCGCAAAATGAAGAACCGCCGCCGACTTCCGGCGGCACGTGCGGCGGCGGGAAGAAGATATTTTCCACGGCGGGTTGTTTCGTCTCCGGCGTCGAGTTACTGCGCGCGTGTCGGGACGCGGCGACCTGAATCTCCGGCGGCGTGAGATGAACGCCGTGCTGAATCCGGGGAGGGTCGTCGGGGAAGTTGAGCTTCGCGGTGTGGCCGCGGAGGGAGACGGCGGCGGCGTCGTAGGCACGCGCCGCCTCCTCGGCGGTGTCATAGGAGCCGAGCCAAATCCTGTCGCGGCTGTTCGGCTGGCGCACCTCCGCCACCCACTTCCCCCATTTCCGCATCCGCACGCCCTTGAACTtcccggcggcggcggcggcgctcCTCCGCTCGGCGCTCGCGGCTTTGGGCCTCACCATTGTTGTTGAGACGAGTGATGTGCGTTCCGTTTGAGTGTGGAAGTTTTTATGGACGGTGGTGGGGCCCCGAGGACCGAACGTGGGGGTGGCCTTTCTCCGCCACGTAGTGGGGTGGAGTTTGACTGGCTTTTAATCGCCGCGACACGGTGGAGAGGCTGGTGGCCCGTGCCATTTGGTGGATACACGTGTGATTTGGTGGCGCTACGTGGCGGTCAGTTGGGTGCGGACACATGGTCTTGCGCCGGTAGTTTCGGAGGTTCGGCCAAAGCTATGTTATCCTTTAGCGGACACATGAGTTAACTACGTAAACTCACATGTCAACCACACATGTAATAACCCACTAAACTCAATCTATATTAGTCTCTTGTTTGATAATGGTAGTTTATGGGCCAGTTTTGATTCATTAGatcattattaattgtttgatttgattaaatattaaatataaatgtttgattttgGTAGTTTTTAACAACTAATTGCTTCAAAATATTAAAGTTAAAGAAATGCtaaaaacaattttttgaaaaaagttattttgcatgtaatcagctaatagctactttactaaattttttttttacaattaactaatgttatcaattagtCAAACACATTAACTCAATCTACGCAATCCACCAATAGCTAACAGTTaacatttatttaccaaaactctattttatttttaaaacaaaaggaCTCGGAGACATTTGACACTCTCatctctcaagtctcaaccatCCAAGAAAGAGCACTTCACAAGATAATAATGTATTACCACATTATGTTATTATATACTATCTTTGATTTTCAAATcacatgttttatttttaccaCTTAAGTATTTGATAAGTATTatcaataaatgaaaaataacatttttatttatattactgtttatagtttttttttccttctaaatatGAATTTGAGTATGGGTTCGGATAAAAATTGCCCCTTAAATAATACTATTAAATGTCAACTTGATTATGCTTTGTTGGATTGAGGCGTGACGTGCTATTGAAGTTAAAGATTCaacctttataaaaaaaatgaataaaatcgACAATTGTACACAATTAGTAccaaaatagaaaatatgaaCTCAATTATAGAAAAAATGTCTCTTTTCTAAACATTCCTGTAATGCATTCAAATCACTATATATGAAAAGCTAATAAACATTGTAAATTATGTTAAGGCTGATTATTATACAAGCCTAAATAGTTTTTTGCCTCCTAATATGGATCAAAAAGCCATGAATTCCAGCAGTGAAAAATTTCCCAGAATTCTATGCCCATGTCCAAACAAAtcttatccttttttttttggaaacaaagAATCTTATATCCTTAAAAACTCCAAAGAAAAGAATCTTGTGAAGAAAATCCGTCGTAATTCTCTGCAACATCGTCGATATCCGgtgaaacataataatattcgCCGGAAAAATCATCAAATCCTGGGAAAATCCCAAAGTTCGCCACATTGTCCTCCATGCCTATATTGCAAAGGTCTAGAAAGTCGCTGTCCAGGGACGTTTCGGTCATTTCACTGCACGTTTGGACCGAGCCGCTCCCGTCCGACGGCGACGCCGGCGAGGGTGCATCCGCATTTAACAACGACGAAGAATTCGAATTCTCGGGCCGACCCGAACCCGAATTTGTAATCGGGGCAGCCGAGTTAGCAAACCGGACAGCCGCGATCTGAATCTGTTCGCGGGTGAGGGACCTACCGTTGACGATATCCGGCGGATTATCGGGGAAATTAAAATTAGCCGACTCGCCGCGCAGGCAAAAAAGGGCCGCGTCGAAGGCACGCGCcgccttctccggcgaatcGAAGGATCCCAGCCAGATTCTCTCCCGGCTGTTGGGCAATCTCA
It includes:
- the LOC116009662 gene encoding FCS-Like Zinc finger 14-like; protein product: MIGRRLSPVIGKTSGAPLSDGSTSPRSPLELKSPRGPKSYDLGVVGLAIVAALETSRGKGGEFLALRAVCNRPVPIPVNSGRLAGGFGETAAECLDEDEEEYTLVTCRGPDNECYTRLYCDSGIVGSRRSLKPRRPTVFEISPARTGDSPGYPDSDFLSSCHMCRKNLHGKDIYMYRGEKSFCSTECRYRQIVIDECNEKMMSSEILRSDDVSSPSPCSNGQMFSPGILAL
- the LOC116011102 gene encoding ethylene-responsive transcription factor ERF018-like, with the translated sequence MVRPKAASAERRSAAAAAGKFKGVRMRKWGKWVAEVRQPNSRDRIWLGSYDTAEEAARAYDAAAVSLRGHTAKLNFPDDPPRIQHGVHLTPPEIQVAASRHARSNSTPETKQPAVENIFFPPPHVPPEVGGGSSFCDQFSAEACYLVGQERRDEDHHTGAALSLDSSRIVWNL
- the LOC116009787 gene encoding ethylene-responsive transcription factor ERF017-like, encoding MVKPKRQTAEIINEPDSSLSCKYRGVRKRKWGKWVSEVRLPNSRERIWLGSFDSPEKAARAFDAALFCLRGESANFNFPDNPPDIVNGRSLTREQIQIAAVRFANSAAPITNSGSGRPENSNSSSLLNADAPSPASPSDGSGSVQTCSEMTETSLDSDFLDLCNIGMEDNVANFGIFPGFDDFSGEYYYVSPDIDDVAENYDGFSSQDSFLWSF